The following are from one region of the Streptomyces decoyicus genome:
- a CDS encoding ABC transporter permease: MTTTADPGTNGRGTAGDPGGTRQAGGRAPLGGLVWLVWRQHRLVFGVLLAAAVAGAVFCAVLRGQMAGFIDAHHIAGCSQISLVPRCADAQEAVTEFRNTYGSPLRLIEVGLVLLPALIGLFLGAPLIARELEAGTDKLVLTQSVGPLRWLAAKTGLPALIVLTATTGLSLAFSWLWQVAGDEVSGFYWYSTLGFHSLGPVPVAYSLLALAVGVLAGLLLRRTVLSMGVTLAAVVVVQVALSQLRPYLLPAVTTEFPNGRPAQLPDDAWMVGQGNYTRSGARLSDAPCDPAPSYETCLRQNDVAGQYMEHHPVSQHWPLAWIEAGIVLAVAAVLTVIAFRVMRRRHG, encoded by the coding sequence ATGACCACCACGGCAGACCCCGGCACGAACGGGCGCGGCACAGCGGGCGATCCGGGCGGCACCCGCCAGGCGGGCGGTCGTGCGCCGCTGGGCGGGCTCGTGTGGCTGGTGTGGCGCCAGCACCGCCTGGTCTTCGGCGTGCTGCTGGCCGCGGCGGTCGCCGGCGCGGTCTTCTGCGCGGTGCTGCGCGGCCAGATGGCCGGGTTCATCGACGCCCACCACATCGCCGGCTGTTCGCAGATCTCCCTCGTCCCGCGCTGTGCCGACGCCCAGGAGGCGGTCACCGAGTTCCGCAACACCTACGGCTCGCCCCTGCGGCTCATCGAAGTGGGCCTGGTGCTGCTGCCCGCACTCATCGGGCTGTTCCTCGGCGCCCCGCTGATCGCCCGCGAGCTGGAGGCCGGCACCGACAAGCTCGTACTGACCCAGTCGGTCGGCCCGCTGCGCTGGCTGGCGGCGAAGACCGGCCTGCCCGCGCTGATCGTCCTCACCGCCACCACGGGGCTCTCGCTGGCCTTCAGCTGGCTCTGGCAGGTCGCCGGCGACGAGGTCTCCGGCTTCTACTGGTACTCGACCCTCGGCTTCCACTCGCTCGGCCCGGTGCCGGTCGCCTACTCCCTGCTGGCCCTGGCGGTCGGCGTACTGGCAGGTCTGCTGCTGCGCCGCACGGTGCTGTCGATGGGCGTCACGCTCGCCGCTGTGGTGGTGGTGCAGGTTGCGCTGTCCCAGCTCAGGCCGTACCTGCTGCCGGCCGTGACGACCGAGTTCCCGAACGGCCGGCCGGCCCAGCTGCCGGACGACGCGTGGATGGTGGGCCAGGGCAACTACACCCGGTCCGGCGCCCGGCTGTCCGACGCCCCGTGCGACCCCGCCCCCAGCTACGAGACCTGTCTGCGGCAGAACGATGTGGCCGGCCAGTACATGGAGCACCACCCGGTGTCGCAGCACTGGCCGCTGGCGTGGATCGAAGCCGGGATCGTGCTGGCGGTGGCGGCGGTGCTGACGGTGATCGCCTTCCGGGTGATGCGGCGCCGGCACGGCTGA
- the rox gene encoding rifampin monooxygenase → MIDVIIAGGGPTGLMLACELRLHGVHVVVLEKETEPTTYVRALGLHARSIEVMDQRGLLERFLALGKQYPAGGFFAAIAKPSPERLDTAHPYVLGIPQPTTDRLLTEHALEAGVEIRRGCELVALSQDDHGVTVELASGGTPGNGGVAAGAGGGTQLRSRYLVGCDGGRSTVRKLLGVGFPGEPSRVDTLLGEMEVAVPPETLAGVMAEVRKTQFRFGAGPMGDDGVYRVVVPAEGVAEDRTVPPTLEEFKQQLRAFAGTDFGVHSPRRLSRFGDATRQAERYRVDRVLLAGDAAHIHPPTGGQGLNLGIQDAFNLGWKLAAAVNGWAPEGLLDSYHHERHPVAADVLDNTRAQMVLMSTDAGARSVRRLVAELMDFEDVNRHLTEKIIAIGVRYDFGEGHELLGRRMRDVGLKRGRLYELMHGGRGLLLDQTGRLSVAGWADRVDHVVDVSEELDVPAVLLRPDGHVAWVGEDQQSLLDQLPTWFGAAAG, encoded by the coding sequence ATGATCGACGTGATCATTGCCGGCGGGGGACCGACCGGATTGATGCTGGCCTGCGAGTTGCGGCTGCACGGTGTGCACGTGGTCGTGCTGGAGAAGGAGACGGAGCCGACCACATATGTCCGCGCGCTCGGCCTGCACGCGCGCAGCATCGAGGTGATGGACCAGCGCGGTCTGCTGGAGCGGTTCCTCGCGCTCGGCAAGCAGTACCCGGCCGGTGGTTTCTTCGCCGCCATCGCCAAGCCGTCGCCGGAGCGGCTGGACACCGCCCATCCGTACGTCCTCGGTATCCCGCAGCCCACCACCGATCGCCTGTTGACCGAGCACGCCCTCGAAGCCGGCGTCGAGATCCGGCGCGGCTGCGAACTGGTCGCGCTGAGCCAGGACGACCACGGGGTGACCGTCGAGCTGGCGAGTGGGGGCACGCCCGGCAATGGGGGCGTAGCCGCCGGGGCAGGGGGAGGCACGCAGCTGCGCTCGCGCTACCTCGTCGGCTGCGACGGCGGCCGCAGCACGGTGCGCAAGCTGCTCGGCGTCGGTTTCCCCGGTGAGCCCAGCAGGGTCGACACGCTGCTGGGCGAGATGGAGGTGGCCGTGCCGCCGGAGACGCTGGCCGGCGTGATGGCCGAAGTCCGCAAGACCCAGTTCCGGTTCGGTGCCGGGCCCATGGGGGACGACGGGGTGTACCGCGTCGTCGTGCCCGCCGAGGGGGTGGCCGAGGACCGCACGGTCCCGCCGACCCTCGAGGAGTTCAAGCAACAGCTGCGGGCGTTCGCCGGCACCGACTTCGGTGTGCACTCGCCGCGCCGGCTCTCCCGCTTCGGCGACGCCACCCGGCAGGCCGAGCGCTACCGGGTCGACCGGGTGCTGCTGGCCGGCGACGCGGCGCACATCCACCCGCCGACCGGCGGGCAGGGGCTCAACCTCGGGATCCAGGACGCGTTCAACCTCGGCTGGAAGCTCGCCGCCGCGGTCAACGGCTGGGCACCGGAGGGGCTGCTGGACAGCTATCACCACGAACGGCACCCGGTGGCCGCCGACGTGCTGGACAACACCCGTGCGCAGATGGTGCTGATGTCCACCGACGCGGGTGCCCGGTCGGTGCGCCGGCTGGTGGCGGAGCTGATGGACTTCGAGGACGTGAACCGGCATCTGACGGAGAAGATCATCGCGATCGGGGTCCGCTACGACTTCGGCGAGGGCCATGAACTGCTCGGCCGCCGGATGCGGGACGTGGGGCTGAAGCGGGGGCGCCTCTACGAGCTGATGCACGGCGGCCGCGGACTGCTGCTCGACCAGACCGGCCGGCTCTCGGTGGCGGGCTGGGCGGACCGGGTCGACCACGTCGTCGACGTCAGCGAGGAACTGGACGTGCCCGCGGTGCTGCTGCGACCGGACGGCCATGTGGCGTGGGTCGGTGAAGACCAGCAGAGCCTGCTCGACCAGCTGCCCACGTGGTTCGGCGCTGCCGCCGGCTGA
- a CDS encoding aldo/keto reductase: protein MQRRILGGTGISVSEYALGAMMLGAWGNTDHDDCVRIVHRALDAGINFVDTADVYAAGESEEIVGKALKGRREDVVLATKFFNPMGTDANHGGNSRRWIIRAVEDSLRRLGTDHLDLYQVHRPDPATDIDETLSALSDLVRSGKVRAIGTSTFPAEQLVEAQWTAERRGHVRFRTEQPPYSMLARGAERAVLPTAQRYGMGVLTWGPLSAGWLSGRDLSASSRAGLESQKFDLSVPENARKAEAVAALSKLAAEAGLALPHLATAFVRSHPAVTSVIIGPRTLDQLDSMLEGSEVTLGADVLDRIDAIVPPGIDLNPADSYYAPPALADASLRRR, encoded by the coding sequence ATGCAGCGCAGGATCCTCGGCGGTACCGGCATCTCGGTCAGCGAGTACGCGCTCGGCGCGATGATGCTCGGCGCCTGGGGCAACACCGATCACGACGACTGTGTACGGATCGTGCACCGTGCGCTGGACGCGGGCATCAACTTCGTGGACACCGCGGACGTGTACGCCGCGGGCGAGTCCGAGGAGATCGTCGGCAAGGCGCTCAAGGGGCGCCGCGAGGACGTCGTGCTGGCCACGAAGTTCTTCAACCCGATGGGGACGGACGCCAACCACGGCGGGAACTCACGGCGTTGGATCATCCGCGCCGTGGAGGACAGCCTGCGCCGGCTGGGCACCGACCACCTCGACCTCTACCAGGTGCACCGCCCCGACCCGGCCACCGACATCGACGAGACGCTCTCCGCGCTCTCCGACCTCGTACGGTCCGGCAAGGTACGGGCGATCGGCACCTCCACCTTCCCCGCCGAGCAGCTCGTCGAGGCGCAGTGGACCGCCGAGCGCCGCGGCCACGTCCGCTTCCGCACCGAGCAGCCGCCGTACTCGATGCTGGCGCGCGGGGCGGAGCGCGCGGTGCTGCCGACCGCGCAGCGCTACGGCATGGGCGTGCTGACCTGGGGCCCGCTCAGCGCCGGCTGGCTCTCCGGCCGCGATCTCTCGGCCAGTTCGCGCGCGGGGCTGGAGAGCCAGAAGTTCGATCTGTCGGTGCCGGAGAACGCCCGTAAGGCGGAGGCCGTCGCCGCGCTCTCGAAGCTCGCGGCGGAAGCGGGTCTGGCACTGCCGCATCTGGCGACCGCCTTCGTACGGTCCCACCCGGCGGTCACCTCCGTGATCATCGGCCCGCGGACCCTCGACCAGCTCGACAGCATGCTGGAGGGCTCCGAGGTGACGCTCGGCGCGGACGTCCTGGACCGGATCGACGCGATCGTCCCGCCGGGCATCGACCTCAACCCGGCCGACAGCTACTACGCGCCGCCGGCCCTCGCGGACGCGTCCCTGCGGCGCCGCTGA
- a CDS encoding NUDIX hydrolase, translating to MTVSQKPIRAAGCVLWRRSSSGDGIELALIRRPKWGDWSHPKGKLKRGEDPRRAAVRETLEETGMTCELGPELATLRYLVDDRPKEVRYWAAEATGGSFEPNDEVDRLLWLPPAAARGYLTQERDKELVDALLSAFHATGEGLRG from the coding sequence GTGACGGTGTCTCAGAAGCCGATTCGCGCGGCGGGATGTGTCCTGTGGCGCCGGTCATCGTCAGGCGACGGCATCGAACTTGCCCTGATCAGACGCCCGAAGTGGGGAGACTGGTCCCACCCCAAGGGCAAGCTGAAGCGCGGGGAGGACCCCCGGCGTGCGGCGGTGCGGGAAACGCTCGAAGAGACCGGCATGACCTGCGAGCTCGGCCCGGAGTTGGCAACGCTCCGGTACCTGGTCGACGACCGCCCCAAGGAGGTCCGCTACTGGGCGGCCGAAGCCACCGGCGGCTCGTTCGAGCCGAATGACGAGGTCGACCGGTTGCTGTGGCTCCCCCCTGCCGCTGCACGCGGATACCTCACACAGGAGCGGGACAAGGAGCTGGTCGACGCACTGCTCAGTGCCTTCCACGCCACCGGGGAGGGACTGCGAGGGTGA
- a CDS encoding RNA degradosome polyphosphate kinase produces the protein MNQQPSAEAQAQPETPTPQPPRAAAPSAQPSVGSIAAHRPQAVRGTVPGLEPDLDADPDAYEDEGVVGADGEELPGDRFLDRERSWLAFNERVLELAEDPATPLLERANFLAIFASNLDEFFMVRVAGLKRRIATGVATRSASGLQPREVLDLIWTRSRELMARHAACFQQDIAPELADHGIHLIRWPELTEKEQARLFTLFRQQIFPVLTPLAVDPAHPFPYISGLSLNLAVVVRNPVSGHDHFARVKVPPLLSRFLEASPQRYVPIEDVIAAHLEELFPGMEVRAHHMFRVTRNEDLEVEEDDAENLLQALEKELMRRRFGPPVRLEVEESIDPAVLDLLVQELKISDAEVYPLPGPLDLTGLFGIGALDRPELKYPKFVAGTHRDLAEVESASAPDIFAALRNRDVLLHHPYDSFSTSVQAFLEQAAADPDVLAIKQTLYRTSGDSPIVDALIDAAESGKQVLVLVEIKARFDEQANIKWARKLEEAGCHVVYGLVGLKTHCKLSLVVRQEGEMLRRYSHVGTGNYHPKTARLYEDLGLLTADPQVGADLSDLFNRLSGYSRRETYRRLLVAPKSLRDGLVQRIEKEIATQRAGRPAYVRIKVNSMVDEAVIDSLYRASQAGVPVDVLVRGICALRPGVPGLSENIRVRSILGRFLEHSRVFIFGNGGEPEVWLGSADMMHRNLDRRIEALVRVADPAHRASLNRMLETGMSGSTSSWHLGPDGDWTRQAVDADGAPLRNIQEMLIDARRRRRGPAT, from the coding sequence ATGAACCAGCAGCCCAGCGCTGAGGCACAGGCCCAGCCCGAGACGCCGACCCCGCAGCCCCCGCGGGCCGCGGCCCCCTCGGCGCAGCCTTCCGTGGGCTCCATCGCCGCGCACCGCCCGCAGGCGGTCCGGGGCACGGTGCCCGGACTGGAGCCCGACCTGGACGCCGATCCCGATGCGTACGAGGACGAGGGCGTGGTGGGCGCCGACGGCGAGGAGCTGCCCGGCGACCGGTTCCTGGACCGCGAGCGCAGCTGGCTGGCCTTCAACGAGCGCGTGCTCGAACTCGCCGAGGACCCGGCCACCCCCCTCCTCGAACGGGCGAACTTCCTTGCGATTTTCGCCAGCAACCTGGACGAGTTCTTCATGGTCCGGGTGGCCGGACTCAAGCGACGGATAGCCACCGGCGTCGCCACCCGCTCCGCGTCCGGACTCCAGCCCCGCGAGGTGCTGGACCTGATCTGGACCCGTTCGCGCGAACTCATGGCGCGGCATGCCGCCTGCTTCCAGCAGGACATCGCCCCCGAGCTCGCCGACCACGGCATCCACCTGATCCGCTGGCCCGAGCTGACCGAGAAGGAGCAGGCCCGCCTGTTCACCCTCTTCCGCCAGCAGATCTTCCCGGTGCTGACGCCCCTGGCGGTGGACCCCGCGCACCCCTTCCCGTACATCTCCGGCCTCTCGCTGAACCTGGCCGTCGTCGTACGCAACCCGGTCAGCGGGCATGACCACTTCGCGCGGGTCAAGGTGCCGCCGCTGCTCTCCCGCTTCCTGGAAGCCTCCCCGCAGCGCTACGTCCCCATCGAGGACGTCATCGCCGCCCACCTGGAGGAGCTGTTCCCGGGCATGGAGGTGCGCGCGCACCACATGTTCCGGGTCACCCGCAACGAGGACCTGGAGGTCGAGGAGGACGACGCGGAGAACCTCCTCCAGGCCCTGGAGAAGGAGCTGATGCGGCGGCGCTTCGGGCCCCCCGTGCGCCTGGAGGTCGAGGAGTCCATCGACCCGGCCGTGCTCGACCTGCTCGTCCAGGAGCTGAAGATCTCCGACGCCGAGGTCTATCCGCTGCCCGGCCCGCTGGACCTGACCGGCCTCTTCGGCATAGGAGCGCTGGACCGGCCCGAGCTCAAGTACCCCAAGTTCGTCGCCGGCACCCACCGTGACCTCGCCGAGGTGGAGTCGGCGTCCGCGCCGGACATCTTCGCCGCCCTGCGCAACCGCGACGTCCTCCTCCACCACCCCTACGACTCCTTCTCCACCTCCGTCCAGGCGTTCCTGGAGCAGGCCGCCGCCGACCCGGACGTGCTCGCGATCAAGCAGACGCTCTACCGCACCTCCGGCGACTCGCCGATCGTGGACGCGCTGATAGACGCCGCGGAATCCGGCAAGCAGGTGCTCGTCCTCGTCGAGATCAAGGCCCGCTTCGACGAACAGGCCAACATCAAGTGGGCGCGCAAGCTGGAGGAGGCCGGCTGCCATGTCGTCTACGGCCTGGTCGGCCTCAAGACACACTGCAAGCTCTCCCTCGTCGTCCGCCAGGAAGGCGAGATGCTGCGCCGCTACTCCCATGTGGGGACCGGCAATTACCACCCCAAGACGGCCCGGCTCTACGAGGACCTCGGCCTGCTCACCGCCGACCCGCAGGTCGGCGCCGACCTCTCCGATCTCTTCAACCGGCTCTCCGGCTACTCACGCCGGGAGACCTACCGCCGTCTCCTGGTCGCCCCCAAGTCCCTGCGGGACGGCCTGGTGCAGCGCATCGAGAAGGAGATCGCGACCCAGCGGGCGGGCCGTCCCGCCTACGTCCGCATCAAGGTCAACTCGATGGTCGACGAGGCCGTCATCGACTCGCTCTACCGCGCCTCCCAGGCCGGCGTGCCGGTCGATGTCCTGGTACGCGGAATCTGTGCGCTGCGCCCGGGCGTCCCCGGCCTGAGCGAGAACATCCGCGTCCGCAGCATCCTCGGCCGCTTCCTGGAGCACTCCCGGGTCTTCATCTTCGGCAACGGCGGCGAGCCCGAAGTATGGCTGGGCAGCGCCGACATGATGCACCGGAACCTGGACCGCCGGATCGAGGCACTGGTGCGGGTCGCCGACCCGGCGCACCGCGCCTCCCTGAACCGGATGCTGGAGACGGGGATGTCCGGCTCCACGTCCTCCTGGCACCTGGGCCCGGACGGCGACTGGACCCGGCAGGCGGTGGACGCGGACGGCGCGCCGCTGCGCAACATTCAGGAAATGCTCATCGACGCCCGGAGGCGCCGGCGTGGCCCAGCGACATGA
- a CDS encoding CHAD domain-containing protein, translated as MAQRHDQPTGGPAGLIGTGYDFGAAPGARSAVVDGPYGGDDGTHGPDDASCGRDGAVHRPLMTHGSAGDDGTGPGGDISTFLAARTAEEVLAGYLHQQSADFLRSLRLHRESGSDAEGAGEAAWQLRRAARRISATLYTFRPLTEEAWADQLRSELGWLSGTLAREQACAARRERLMAALQRMTGRGERPDRSDRQGRPDRGKRGDRTGTSSATGPAGSTAGASTTASSTPAAEPDDGALAAGAARAGALLDRQLTLARTRAHSAALQALGSSRFHAVADSVAVLASEAPLARTTAERSAGEALPPLAEQAHRRLAEAVAALPLSRGGYPYHAAALSADQRQDAPWHQVRMLVRLSRYAREVLAPEYADTRLAEAGRALEWHRDAAEAAAAAAAAARTPRIAPATAYALGVLHADQRHEVEAARFAFGRVWLPRTPERKS; from the coding sequence GTGGCCCAGCGACATGACCAGCCGACCGGAGGGCCGGCAGGTCTCATCGGAACCGGATACGACTTCGGCGCAGCGCCCGGAGCCCGTTCCGCGGTGGTGGACGGCCCGTACGGAGGCGACGACGGCACCCACGGGCCGGACGACGCCTCCTGCGGACGGGACGGCGCCGTGCACCGGCCGCTTATGACGCACGGCTCCGCCGGCGACGACGGCACCGGCCCCGGCGGCGACATCAGCACCTTCCTCGCCGCCCGCACGGCCGAGGAGGTGCTCGCCGGTTATCTGCACCAGCAGTCCGCGGACTTTCTGCGCAGCCTGCGCCTGCACCGGGAGAGCGGTTCCGACGCGGAGGGCGCCGGGGAGGCTGCCTGGCAGCTGCGCCGCGCCGCCCGCCGGATCAGCGCCACCCTGTACACCTTCCGCCCGCTGACCGAGGAGGCCTGGGCCGACCAACTCCGTTCCGAACTGGGCTGGTTGTCCGGCACCCTCGCCCGCGAACAGGCCTGCGCCGCCCGCCGCGAGCGGCTCATGGCGGCACTTCAGCGAATGACGGGCCGCGGCGAGCGCCCCGACCGGTCCGACCGCCAGGGCCGGCCGGACCGCGGCAAACGGGGCGACCGTACGGGCACGAGCTCCGCCACCGGACCGGCCGGCTCCACTGCCGGAGCGTCCACCACCGCCTCGTCGACTCCCGCCGCCGAACCGGACGACGGCGCGCTTGCGGCCGGTGCCGCGCGGGCCGGAGCGCTGCTGGACCGCCAGCTCACCCTCGCCCGCACCCGCGCCCACTCCGCCGCGTTGCAGGCCCTGGGCTCCTCCCGCTTCCACGCCGTCGCCGACTCCGTGGCGGTGCTCGCCTCCGAGGCGCCGCTGGCCCGTACGACCGCCGAGCGCTCGGCCGGTGAGGCGCTGCCGCCACTCGCCGAGCAGGCACACCGACGGCTCGCCGAGGCGGTCGCCGCACTGCCGCTGTCCCGTGGGGGCTACCCGTACCACGCCGCGGCGCTCTCCGCCGACCAGCGCCAGGACGCGCCCTGGCACCAGGTCCGGATGCTGGTGCGGCTGAGCCGTTACGCCCGGGAGGTGCTCGCGCCGGAGTACGCCGACACCCGCCTGGCGGAGGCCGGACGGGCGCTGGAGTGGCACCGCGACGCCGCGGAGGCCGCCGCGGCCGCCGCCGCGGCGGCCCGCACCCCGCGGATCGCCCCGGCCACGGCGTACGCCCTGGGGGTGTTGCACGCCGACCAGCGGCACGAGGTGGAGGCGGCCCGGTTCGCCTTCGGCCGGGTATGGCTGCCGCGGACGCCGGAGCGCAAGAGCTGA
- a CDS encoding histone-like nucleoid-structuring protein Lsr2 encodes MAQKVITIYTDDLTGEESTEAATHTLSLDGVTYEIDLSPDSYDQLLEAVGPFLKAGRKTGKGRKPRKAAAAGNEDTAAIRAWAKSSGYNVSDRGRVPAEIREAYQKAK; translated from the coding sequence ATGGCACAGAAGGTAATCACCATCTACACGGACGACCTCACGGGCGAAGAGTCCACCGAGGCCGCTACGCACACTCTTTCTCTTGACGGTGTGACTTACGAGATCGATTTGAGTCCGGACAGTTACGACCAGCTGCTGGAAGCCGTTGGGCCGTTCTTGAAGGCCGGCCGCAAGACCGGGAAGGGCCGTAAGCCGCGTAAGGCGGCAGCCGCCGGTAATGAGGACACCGCCGCGATCCGGGCCTGGGCCAAGTCGAGCGGGTACAACGTCAGTGACCGCGGGCGGGTGCCCGCCGAGATTCGTGAGGCGTACCAAAAGGCCAAGTGA